The following coding sequences lie in one Anomaloglossus baeobatrachus isolate aAnoBae1 chromosome 7, aAnoBae1.hap1, whole genome shotgun sequence genomic window:
- the LOC142246499 gene encoding E3 ubiquitin-protein ligase TRIM39-like yields the protein MASAELRDELTCSICLSLYTDPVSLRCGHFFCRSCIVSALDAQEAAGVYSCPDCRIEYPERPTLEKNRKLENIVERFSSTRPYAEDTGIFCAYCTKSPVPAVRSCLQCETTFCDDHLTVHNKTLDHKLIEPTFSFGNKKCSLHQKVLEYYCPQDVACLCMSCCLVGEHRGHQVELLDEASEKKKENLKKYLDELNPQKAEIQIRVPNLQDDVKNIQEKASNKRKNVSKIFMDIRKQLEMAEKKVLSEVSRQEEKIVSQISHQIQKLEIQENKLSRKMRHVEEMCGVTDPIRLLQESDITVCSHGGEEDTGGDGGEVSSEEDLDEGLISLTLHRSMRDIVTNVTSELGVHVPDILLDVDTAEEYVKISEDLKTATDSEEKQNRPESSRFVTYPQVLSRCGLSSGRHYWEVEWDQIGKCGVGLSYLNIEKEGDQSGIAYNDKSWCLVLYDGECKVCHNSDELPLSVKPTCPTLGLFLDYEAGRLSFYELCDPIRHLHTFTASFTEPLHVVFYVFDGASVTIRS from the coding sequence ATGGCGTCTGCTGAGCTGAGGGACgagctgacctgctccatctgcctGAGCCTCTATACAGACCCCGtatccctgagatgtggacacttCTTCTGCCGCTCGTGTATTGTGAGTGCGCTGGATGCACAGGAGGCGGCTGGAGTGTATTCCTGCCCTGACTGCAGAATAGAATATCCGGAGCGTCCGACCCTGGAGAAGAACCGGAAGCTGGAGAACATAGTGGAGCGTTTCTCATCTACTCGACCTTATGCAGAGGACACTGGAATCTTCTGTGCTTACTGTACAAAGTCCCCTGTGCCGGctgtgagatcctgtctgcagtgtgAGACTACTTTCTGTGATGACCACCTGACTGTCCACAACAAGACATTAGATCATAAATTAATAGAGCCCACTTTCTCTTTCGGAAACAAAAAATGTTCCCTCCACCAGAAGGTTCTGGAGTATTACTGCCCTCAGGATGTGGCTTGTCTGTGTATGTCTTGCTGTCTGGTTGGCGAACACCGAGGACATCAGGTGGAGCTTCTAGATGAGGCTtctgagaagaagaaggagaacctGAAGAAATATCTGGATGAACTAAACCCACAAAAAGCAGAAATTCAGATAAGAGTCCCAAACCTGCAGGATGATGTGAAGAATATCCAGGAGAAAGCATCCAATAAGAGGAAGAACGTCAGTAAGATATTTATGGACATTAGGAAGCAACTGGAAATGGCAGAAAAGAAAGTGCTGAGTGAGGTCTCCAGACAGGAGGAGAAGATTGTGTCCCAGATATCTCATCAGATCCAGAAGCTGGAAATACAGGAGAACAAGCTGTCCAGGAAGATGCGTCACGTGGAGGAGATGTGTGGTGTCACCGACCCAATAAGGCTCTTACAAGAAAGTGACATTACAGTGTGTAGTCATGGAGGTGAGGAGGACACAGGGGGAGATGGTGGAGAGGTCAGTTCTGAGGAGGATCTGGATGAGGGTCTGATCTCACTGACATTACACCGATCTATGAGGGATATTGTCACCAATGTAACATCAGAGCTCGGGGTCCATGTCCCAGACATATTGCTGGATGTGGACACTGCTGAGGAATATGTGAAGATATCAGAAGATCTGAAAACAGCAACAGATTCAGAAGAAAAACAGAACAGACCAGAGTCATCAAGATTTGTGACTTACCCTCAGGTGTTAAGCAGATGTGGCCTctcctcaggacgacattactgggaggTGGAGTGGGACCAGATAGGAAAATGTGGTGTTGGGTTATCTTATCTCAATATAGAGAAGGAAGGAGATCAGTCTGGTATTGCTTATAATGATAAATCTTGGTGTTTGGTTTTGTATGATGGAGAATGTAAAGTATGTCACAACTCAGACGAATTACCCCTCAGTGTAAAGCCAACATGTCCAACACTTGGTCTCTTCTTAGACTATGAGGCCGGGCGTCTGTCCttctatgagctgtgtgaccccatcagacacttacacaccttcaccgCCTCCTTCACTGAACCCCTACATGTTGTCTTCTATGTATTTGATGGAGCCTCTGTTACAATAAGAAGCTGA